A region of Cherax quadricarinatus isolate ZL_2023a chromosome 12, ASM3850222v1, whole genome shotgun sequence DNA encodes the following proteins:
- the LOC128686656 gene encoding DNA-(apurinic or apyrimidinic site) endonuclease 2, with protein sequence MPFRVLSWNINGLRSFKTGMKEFLSGLEADIICFQETKVTRSQKPGLKKNNPQAIVEGYSSYFSFSRKRSGYSGVATFCSQRATPFAAQEGLSGNYVGELENGCGTTEALPAEWAAEELKDLDSEGRAVITQHIIKKEDGSEIKTAVINVYCPRVDPEKPERRVYKLRFYELLRQRAAAIRSTGCHVLILGDINTSHKQIDHCDPDEAEVFERRLERRYLSSFLIPLYKKDDMEKVLCGHNEVDEASGDSDCKVKRDTHCHMSLSGTSPLLLSEEKEVSEKCLILEDVNTKIKVEKETLEKETYRDKQEGKTSSQEFEEYEVSDDHLLVSNTDFQVVDTFRYFYPYKKEVFTCWNTFTNSRSTNYGTRIDYVFCDEEFLPYVDDSLILNDIMGSDHCPVAVVIKGELVPSSKLPYSSTKFFPEFRGQQQKLSSYFQPQSSIPDGETWRNMNRNSLPKAGNLTDQSSHSTVKRKINNIKSSNKKNCADKQRKLSSFFSKTINDRKIAVVLPDKEAGGYESHSSDRTVNDVESTPTLIGPCQLNANESDFKDILSDDLASSGECNSSQEDSQESSKVKSKNLGWDFLMKGPKPPPLCPGHKEPAVVMTVKKKGPNMNRQFYACGRGVGKEGDPNARCNFFKWVGK encoded by the exons atgCCCTTCCGCGTCCTCAGTTGGAATATAAATGGTCTCCGTTCTTTCAAGACTGGCATGAAGGAGTTTTTGTCAGGCTTAGAGGCTGATATCATATGTTTCCAGGAGACGAAAGTTACACGTAG CCAAAAACCGGGTTTGAAAAAAAATAACCCACAGGCCATTGTAGAAGGTTATTCATCCTACTTTAGTTTTTCAAGAAAAAG GAGCGGATACTCGGGTGTAGCCACATTTTGCTCACAGCGTGCTACACCTTTTGCTGCACAGGAAGGACTCTCAG GAAACTATGTGGGTGAGTTGGAAAACGGATGTGGAACAACTGAGGCTCTGCCAGCTGAGTGGGCAGCAGAAGAACTGAAAGATCTGGATAGTGAAGGTCGGGCTGTCATCACACAACATATTATTAAG AAAGAAGATGGTTCTGAAATCAAAACAGCTGTTATTAATGTTTATTGTCCACGAGTGGATCCTGAGAAGCCTGAACGTCGTGTATATAAATTACGATTTTATGAGCTATTGAGACAGAGAGCAGCTGCCATTCGGTCTACAGGCTGTCATGTTCTAATtctgggagacattaacacaTCACATAAGCAAATTGATCATTGTGATCCTGATGAAGCAGAG GTCTTTGAGAGACGACTGGAGAGAAGGTATCTGAGCAGTTTTCTCATCCCTTTGTACAAAAAAGATGATATGGAAAAAGTTCTCTGTGGACACAATGAGGTTGATGAAGCTTCTGGTGatagtgattgcaaagtgaaacgTGATACACATTGTCACATGTCTCTCAGTGGTACATCACCGTTATTGTTATCAGAAGAAAAAGAAGTTAGTGAAAAATGTTTAATACTTGAAGATGTAAATACTAAAATAAAGGTAGAAAAAGAAACATTAGAGAAAGAAACATACAGAGATAAACAGGAAGGCAAAACAAGCAGTCAAGAATTTGAGGAATATGAAGTCAGTGATGATCATTTGCTTGTGTCAAATACAGACTTCCAAGTGGTTGATACATTTCGCTATTTCTACCCCTACAAGAAAGAAGTATTCACTTGCTGGAACACATTTACTAATTCTAGATCCACAAATTATGGCACACGAATTGATTATGTATTTTGCGATGAAGAATTTCTCCCATATGTGGATGATAGCTTGATTCTTAATGACATAATGGGAAGTGATCATTGCCCTGTGGCTGTAGTAATTAAAGGGGAATTAGTTCCTTCAAGTAAGCTTCCCTACAGTTCCACTAAATTCTTTCCAGAATTTCGAGGACAGCAGCAAAAGTTATCATCATATTTTCAACCACAATCGTCCAtacctgatggtgagacatgGAGAAATATGAATCGTAATTCCCTTCCTAAGGCGGGAAATTTAACAGATCAGAGCTCACATAGCACAGTAAAAAGGAAAATAAACAATATTAAATCTTCAAATAAGAAAAATTGTGCAGATAAACAGAGGAAGTTGAGTTCCTTTTTCAGTAAAACAATAAATGATCGAAAGATTGCAGTAGTATTACCAGATAAAGAAGCTGGTGGTTATGAGAGTCACAGTTCAGATAGAACAGTTAATGATGTGGAAAGTACACCCACATTAATTGGTCCATGTCAGTTAAATGCAAATGAAAGTGACTTCAAAGATATTCTATCAGATGACTTAGCTTCATCTGGTGAATGTAATAGTTCTCAAGAAGACAGTCAAGAATCTAGCAAAGTTAAAAGCAAAAATTTAGGCTGGGATTTCTTAATGAAGGGACCGAAACCACCACCTCTCTGTCCAGGTCACAAGGAACCTGCTGTTGTGATGACTGTTAAGAAAAAAGGGCCAAATATGAACCGGCAGTTTTATGCTTGTGGTAGAGGTGTGGGCAAGGAAGGAGATCCTAATGCTCGGTGCAACTTTTTTAAGTGGGTAGGGAAGTAA